The sequence GGCGCTGCCCGCTGTCCGCTGCCCTGGGCGCTGGGCCTCCTGCGCGACCCGCGGCGAGGGTCAGGGCCGTTGATGCCGGGCTCTGGAGCCTTGGCGGGAAACGGGGCACGGAGGGGGATGGGCGGACAAAAGCATGGGACGGGTAGGGCATGGGGTGCGGGACACAAAAGAGAATATGACATAAAGAGGGCTCGGGAAGGAAATGGCATAGAGGGGAATGTGGCATGCAGGGAGTATGTAGGACGTGTTGCTTCTCTTTCCTCTCACTCCACCTCCACACTCTGAGGGGAGTCCAACCCATGCAACCCTGTTAGTCTTAGTGAAATTACAAATGTGTAATTGAtatttttggtttttggtttctGAAGTGGACCTGGAGTTTGAAACCTGAACTCTGCTGGTCTTTTCTGAAATGTATCTAACAATGCAGGTTTTCTGGCTGTCCAATCAATACCCATGTTCCCTTTCCAGTTTCCAGTGCTGCAtggagtttttgtttttgtcaccCCAGGTCAGTCTGTATTCTTCTCtgacagttttcagagtggtagccgtgttagtctgtatcagcaaaaagaacgaggagtacttgtgtcacccttagagactaacaaattgatttgggcataagctttcgtggtctaaaacccacttcatcggatgcatgcagtggaaaatacatgtTCTcgctgtatatatatcttcctactgtattttccactgcatgcatgcgatgaagtgggttttagcccatgaaagcttatgcccaaataaatttgttagtctctaaggcctggtctacactacgactttaattcggatttatcagctttaattcgaattaaccctgcaaccgtccacacaacgacgctatttatttcgatgtaaagggccctttaaatcgatttctgtactccaccccgacgagcggagtagtgccaaaatcgattttagcaattcgaattagggttagtgtggccgcaattcgatggtattggcctccgggagctatcccacagtgcatcattgtgaccgctctggacagcaatctaaactcggatgcactggccaggtagacaggaaaagccccgcgaacatttgaattccatttcctgtttgcccagcgtggagagcacaggtgaccacagatagctcatcagcacaggtaaccatgcaggctgataatcgaaaaagagcaccagcatggaccgtgagggaggtactggatctgatcgctgtatggggagaggattcagtgcttgcagaacttcgttctaaaagacgaaatgcaaaaacttttgaaaaaatctccaagggcatgatggagagaggccacaatggggactctgagcagtgccgcgtgaaagtcaaggagctcagacaagcctatcaaaaaacaaaggaggcaaactgtcgctccgggtcagagacgcggacatgccgcttctacgccgagctgcatgcaattctagggggggctgccaccactaccccacctgtgttcgtggattctgggtcggggatagtctcatcagcgacgcctgaggattctgccgatgggggagaggaggaggatgaggatgaggatgagcttgcagagagcacacagcactccgttctccccaacagccaggatctttttatcaccctgactgaagtaccctcccaagcctcccaagccagtacccaagactctgaccccatggaagggacctcaggtgagtttaccttttgaaatataaaacttgttttaaaagcaaacggtttttaatgattactttgcctgactttgcattcgcggtcagttcagctactggaaaagtctgtagctactggaaaagtctgttaacgtgtatggggatggagcggaaatcctccagggacatctccatgaagctctcctggaggtactccgaaagtcttgccagaaggtttctgggcagtgcatctttattccctcctccatggtaggacacttgaccacgccatgcttgcagcaagtaatctggtatcattgcctgacaaagcctggcagcgtatggtcccggtgtttgctggcattcaagcaacatccgttctttatcttgttgtgtaatcctcaggagagtgatatcactcctggtaacctggttgaaatacgggaacttaattaaggggacagaggtggccgttcctactgggatgtttgcctgtggcggaaaataaatccttccctgcagttagccaagcgcagatgggaaattggccctgagtttttcgcgtttggctagcagggatcttccctgttaccagccacgcggtggggggaggggtaccgtgatcatcccagagaattcatggcgggaggggggcagcggcgggggggggggttagtttggtgcctgcagggatcttccctgataccagccacgcggtgggggggaggggtacagcgatcatcccagagaattcatggcgagaggggggggtggttagtttgttttctggtgctgctgaatgttaacagaaaaaccgcagcactctacttgcctgaaggggcccagacaagcccccccacactgcccccccccaactggctgagattggccaggcttcttcagcactctacaagctatgcttggtatgtgggaaaggagggcgcagaagcttaccatggccgcatgcaagccgaattctgttgcccagacctgtgatctctagcagcaaagccacaggcactcagcattaagaggcaaaatgcgaccttgcacagaaatcacatgtgctatgtaatgtgaacagtgttggtcaccgtgaaagagtataagcattgttctgcaaaatgtagcttttaaaacaattctctcttttttcccctccctacagcagctgcaaattcctcaagcctccctcctccatcccgaaggttatcacagataaggcgtcgtaagaagagaacgcgagacgacatgttttcggaaattatggaatccagccgcagtgacagagctcatgtgaatgagtggaaggaaacagtttcaaagtataggaaagaagtcagtgaacgtgaggagaggagggaccaacgtgaggagaggagggaccaacgtgaggagaggagagatgctcgagatgagaggtggcggcaggaagaccagaggatgaaggatgcaacgctggggctgctccggcgtctggtggaggttcaggaacggctgctggaaaacagactgccgcttcagcccctgttccaccctcccccctccccatgttccgtatcctcctctcccagacatgtaagaacgcggggggggggggaggctccgtacaccttcccattccaccccagtagacagcccaagcaaaaggctgtcatttttttaaccttttctttgtggctttttccttcccagcaatcctcctcccaaataccacccgggttccctccctctttttctaatctattaataaagaataaatgatttttaaatgatagtgactttatttggtttgaaagaaagctgggggaagggggagggtgggttccttacagaaaatcagtcaataaagggggagggttttcatgaaggagaaacaaacagatatttcacacggtagcctggccagccatgaaactggttttcaaagcttctctgatgcacagcgcttcatggtgtgatcttctaatcgccctggtgtctggctgcgcgtaatcagcagccaggtgatttgcctcagcctcccaccccgccataaaggtctcccccttactttcacagagattgtggagcacacagcaagcagaaataacaatggggagatttctttggctgaggtcagagcgagtcaataatgaacgccagcgaccttttaaacggccaaatgcacattctaccaccattctgcacttgcttagcctgtagttaaacagctcctgactcctgtccaggctgcctgtgtatggcttcataagccatggcattaaggggtaggctgggtccccaagaataactatgggcatttcaacatccccaacggttattttctggtccggaaagtaagtcccttgctgcagccctttaaacagagtagtgttcctgaagacgcgagcgtcatgaacccttcccgcccagcccgcgttgatgttggtgaaacgtcccttgtgatccacaagtgcttgcagcaccattgaaaagtaccccttgcggtttatgtactcggtggcttggtgctccggtgccaagatagggatatgggttccgtctattgccccaccacagttagggaatcccattgcagcaaaaccatccactatagcctgcacatttcccagagtcacaaactttcgtagcagcacctgagtgattgctttggctacttgcatcacagcagcccccacagtagatttgcccactccaaattgattcccgactgaccggtagctgtctggcgttgcaagcttccacagggctatcgccacgcgcttctcaactgtgagggctgctctcatcttggtattctggcgtttcagggcaggggacagcaagtcacaaagttccatgaaagtgcccttacgcatgcgaaagttccgcagccactgggaatcgtcccagacctgcaacactatgcggtcccaccagtctgtgcttgtttcccttgcccagaatcggcgttccatggatagaatctgccccattaacaacatgatctccaaagcaccggggcctgtggtttcactgaattctgtatccgtgtctgtgtccatgtcctcatcatgcttgtcgctgcgctgccgccgccgctgcctcctcgcctcgtttctctggtcctggctgagcataaactccacgagaacgtgcgaggtgtttacaatattcatgactgctgtcttgagctcagcgggctccatgcttgccgtggtatggagtctgcagtgttcacccacccaggaaaaaaggcgcgaaaatggttgtctgccgtccgttgctttcatgcagggagggagggaggaggtgaggctgtacccagaaccacctgcgacgatgttttttgtcccatcaggcactgggatcttaacccacaatcccaatgggcgcgggagactgcgggaactatgggatagctatggaattgctacccacagtgcaacggtgcagaaatcgacgctagccccggtacttggacgcacaccaccgaagtaatgtgcttagtgtggccgcatccatttcgactttatacaacctgtttttcaaatccgaattatctaaattcggattaatcccgtagtgtagacataccctaaggttccacaagtactcctgttcttttctctgaCAGTGGGATTAGTTTGGAAATCTGTGATAtagcaatattttgtttttacctcattttccttttgttttccctgtgtatattattatttaattttgtaTGCTGCATTAATGCCAAATGGCCTCAATGAAGGGTCAGAggcctttgtgctaggcactatagaAACAACACATAAAAATAGTTCCTGCactagagagctcacaatctaggaTTATGACAAGGAGCTACAAGTAAATAAGCAGACAAATGTGGAAAGGGCAGGAATGGATGTAACAGTACAAATGGGTGCATTTGCGTGAATCAGTAGTCTCTGGTTCTATAGTCAAATCATATACGAAGTAATGGtttatgctctttttttttttcagatttatacTCCCAAAGGAGGCAGTGTGTGAAGTGGATAGATTATTGCAGAAGGTAGGACACACAAGTTCCATTCCTACCTCTGACATTACCTTACTGAGTGACCTTATGTAAATCATACAAGGGCACATTTTCAGAATAATTTGGCTACTCTTTGGGCACCTAAATGTaatggccagattttttaaagggCTCTGCACCCAGCAGTTCCTATGCTTCTTTGCCTTGTGTGTCACCAGCAGAATTAACTATGTTCTCAGCGGGAGCTGGtgggctgagcacttttgaaaatctggacattTCATTTAGCCCAGATAGTAGTtgaactcttttgaaaacctggccattAGCAGCTGCATACACATATTTTAAATTGTGCACACAAGTAGTAGCCCAGCTCAAATTGGGTTGGCATTTATGCACATATAATTAGGAAAATGTACCTTCAACTATGTGTATAGGGCCCTAAGAAATACACAACCAACTTAGAAAAACAACAAACTTTCAGGGTTTAATTCAACTGCATGAGCAAACTGCAGACATATTCAACTCCTGTTCAGACTGGTTCCCAAAAAATCAACCCACCAGAGCTCTCAGGATATTCAGTTACAAGTATTACTTCATTAGAACAAACTCATCCTTTGTACAAGCATTTTAAAACACAGAAGTGCTTATTATCATTGGCTTATGTTCTGAAGTCAGGACATTGTCACCTAGTAACTACAGGGAGCAGTTAGTTTTTTCTATAAACATGTAGtttcatggattcatagattttaagatgaAAAGGGACCAacagataatctagtctgacctcctctacaACAgaagccacagaatttcacctacTTACTGCTATATTGagctcaataacttgtgtttgactaaagcatagattccagaaagatatccagtcttgatttcaagACATCAagggatgaagaatccaccagTTCCTTGGGTAGTTTGTTGCAATAGTTAATCACCCTCATTGTAAAAATACAACTTTATTTCCAATTTTAATTTGTCTGGCTTGGTTTGCCAACAAAAGCTTGGTTTTTTACTTGTGGCAGCTGGTAACTGTATGGTCAGCCACTTCCTACTGGGAGGCTAACTTTATATGCATATTTTGTATAATTCTTGTATTCTTTATATTAAGAATGTAATGATCATGGACAAGTCATTAATCTCTCAGTGCCCCTGTTCCCCTCCATCTTTTGCCAGTTTTGTCTAGATTATACAATTTTTGGTGGCAGAGACTGTCTCATACTGGGTGTATGTAAAGATTGGGGCTTCTAGACACTAGTATAATATAAATAAGGATGAAATTTTGGGCCCAATTCCCACTGCAGTTATGCCATTAATTTCAAAGGCAGTAGGAAAAGACCCTTTGTCATCAACACTAATTTTGAAATTAGGTGGTAACTAGCATTCATAGATCTATTTTACTTTGTTTGCTATTGACAAAATTTTAGGATGTAAAAGCTGTATGAATTGGAGATagaatatttacaaatatagttatTTAGTTATATAGATTTTTTCCGTTGTGTTTATGCATGAAGTCTCTAGGTGCATTACAAAAGTTTAAAAGCACAAATCACAGTTTATCAACCTCTATATTCTGGAAAGGATGGAAAATTTATCTAACCAATCTTTCAGCATCTAGAGGACAATCTTATACTCTGGCAGTCCAACTATATGTCTAGTGGTCAAAAGAATGGTTTTGACTATGAAAAATATGCTGGTCTTAAAGTAAAGGGGGTTACTTTAAATATGTCCAGCAGCTACTGTATGGCTGTATTTGTTACAATAACAATATAGTATCCGTATTGCTTCTTGCTGTTGTTGGAAGCACATATTGaccacagaaaataaaataatgaagccTTTCTGGGATAGCCTTCCTTCTACTTGAAATTTCCATCTGCTTATTTGGTGTTAACAATGGATAacggaatattttaaaataatctgtttttATTGCTAACTTTTTGTCTGTAGAGAAAATAACATGTTCGTAAAAAGGGTTCTCATCTAGTTTATTTACTCCATCTTTCCTTCTTTGACTTTTATGTACTCTTCATATTTGTTTCCATTAAAAGGAAATCTGATGTGCATTAGAGCGTTATAGAGATAGGGAGTGAATCTCATGGACTAGAGCGAATTTCCTTAAAATACTAATAAGGGATTCTGGTCCTTATTATGACTTCAGATTTTCTCCTTAGTGACCACACTACCAATATTGTCAACATTCCTGTACTATGAAATCTGGAACCATGGAACCAGCAGAAGCAATAAAATAGGTATGATATATGTTTAGCATACATATCTTTAGAGCTGACTAACAAGAATGTTTTACCTAAAAGTGATCCTCCTGCCCTGAACTTTTGGGTTTGAATAAAATGAGATCAAAATTCAAACCATCCCTGGCTTTATTTTTATGAAACTACACAATTTTGTCTATCTCTAATAACAGTATGATAAACTGTGTGTCACCTCTGTTCCCTCTCCCTCTAgacttttctctttttcttttatttttggaGCCACCAGCGGTCCCTTTAGAATTGTAGTTTAGTTCTCCTGTCAGGGATGTCATCTTTGTCTCTCTAAaactttgcttttgtttttttgcttacCTCCATGTAAAATATATCCAGTCTGACACCCCGTGCCCATCTCGCACACTCCATATTTGGAGACTTAGAAAATCCACTGTAGTAAGGGAATGTGGTGAAAACTGCACTACTGTCTACCAGGCAACTCTCTCTCTCAAGCAATCACTTTAATGTATCCTTAAAGATTCCACTACTATTATGGTGACCTTCATTTAAAACTATCAGTGTTTCTTGGTCCTTTGTGTGGTCAAATTGAGACGGGTTTGTTACTGTAGTGTGttgtatttttgaaaattcagatCACATTGACATTGTAAAAGTTTAGAATTCTTAAATAAATAACTGCAGGAACCCAGACATAGTGCTGTGCCAGCATCAAGAAGACAGATGGTATTATGGttaaagcagtgatactcagactgaggctcacgAGCCACAAGtagctctttaatgtgtctcctgttgctttttgcagcacatgatattaaaatactgtgtgatTTAATCATTAACCTAAGTTATTAAGCAATCAAgttgcttttactatgttattaaccagttAAATTATCAGCTTGCAttaagttattaacttatttgctgtgggaattagatagatagatagatagaactacagtaaatgaaacaatgaattcacactactgtggttctttagggtaatgttgatcgctaatttggctcctgaaccactgaggtctgagtatcactggtttaAAGCATGGGACTGGATActgagagatctgggttctatttctggttgtgccacagacttcctgtgggtaATTAGGTAAGTCACTTAACTCTGTCTcgttttcctcatctgtaaaatgcagctaATAGTTCTATAATGGGTAAGGTCGAAAGCATTCTACAAATACTCATATATCCTCTGATGGAAGTTCATATATCATTACAAGAGGTTATAATGAAAGGAGCAAAACAGTGATGCTCCTTATTCAGTCTTAATGTAGTTTGCTATTCATTCCAAGCAACTAAGACTCACAGGGTTTGACTCAAAGAGTTGTAAGGGATTTTGTTTAAAGATTCAAaataacttctttttttttaaaagaaaaatcgaGTTCTCTTTGTAAGAGTGTGAAGAAGGTGGTTTTATGACATTTAATCCCTGATAATTGTTGCAaaggatttaatttttttcactcaCTGTTTGTTTTGGAGAACTGCCCTGAAGTCTCTTGGTGCTCCCATTTCCTGTAACCTTTGTCTTGTTTTATAGTTTTTATACATTGTTATGATAGAAttaatgaaaaatactatttttaaaatccctacTTTTGCATATTTTACTCTAATCTCCCATGTGCCCTGTATGTAAAAAATACTGTAGTCCAGCTAAATGGCAGTTCTATAAATGTACTTGTAACCTATAAATCCCAGTGAAAGTGTTGAAATTGGGATGGCGCACACTGTGCCGTGAAGGATTATGTTTACCTGCATTTCAATTATTGTGCCATGCCTCCCAGGCTGATATATTACAACTGCACTTTCTACTACTGGTAGAAACTACTGAGAGTTTTTAAAACACTAAAAATACTGACAATTAAATATTTGCCTTTGTTATTCTGTATAAAAAAAAGTGAGGGGAGGGTTATGGCTGAAATCCCCACCTGCAgttagctaatttttttttaggttttagatcaaattttttaaaacaaaaatagttcTTTAATCTCTCCATAGGTTTACACACCAaggtaaactttttaaaaaactttactttttaatattttagtttATAATTATCTTCTACATAATTATACACACTAAAATTTAATTATTATGCAATCAGAGAGCAGGCAACATTGAGCAGATCATACATGTTTAAAAATTATCCCAACAAAAATAACTTAATTAGAGTCTGTAACGTTTGTACTGCAGTTGTGTCCCTAATTTTTCAAACTCTAACCTGCTGCCAAATTTTGGAGAACAGCAGATGAGCCAAAGATAAATCAGAATGCTCTGTACTATTAGCTGCAAAAGAATGATCATAGTTCTAAAACTCCTACACTTATATCGTTTAGTACTATTATCTCTACAGGATTGTACCACAATAAAAAAACTAAAATCACAGGAAGAGCAGCATCAAACTAAAATTTGAGCACACCGTGCTGCAAGTGTAAGAAAGTGGAGTATGTGTTTCAGATCTCTTTTGTGCCCAGTCCACAGAGGTTATGAGTCTGTGACAACTCCACCTAAAAACCTTTGGCTCTTTAGACTAAGTTGGagcagcagctcatgcttttaccTCTGGAGGTCTCTTGTTGACTCCCTGGTGTGTCAGCCAAGATAGCAGTCGTCACACAAGCTGTTCTCGTTTTCTCATCTACGTAAATCCCAACTTGCACAAGCCCCAATACtgtaaacacttatgcacatgatgCACATAGTAGTCCAACATGGGACTATTCATGGTAGttgcagtggcgtagccaggtggagcgAACAGGAGGggcggacataaaaaaaggtgccacccgctgCTGCGCTTGTACTCAGtgggcggcgctccaggtcttcggcggtgggtccttcactcgctcccggtcttcggcggcactgaaggtcccgccgctgaaatgccgctgaagacccggagcgagtgaaggacccaccgccgaagtgccgccgaagacctggagcgccgcccagtgagtacaagcgccgtagcaggtggtgcctttttttatgtTCGCCCTGCCGTtcagagtaaaaattaaaaaggcgtcacttgtgctcagtgggggagtggccgctccacctgctccccccccccccagctatgctACTGGGTAGTTTACAGGCTCGGGCCACAAAGAACAAGGTTTGTTTGACTTCAATGTAAAAGTACACAAATGCTAAGCCCTTAGATTCAGTAAGGCCTCAAATTTCTAAGTCAATTTCCATTGTTCACTCATTCTGTATTAATTTTTGTGGTTGAATCTTCAACAAAGACATATTCTTATCTTATAtagagtaactcctcacttaacgttgtagttatgttcctgaaaaatgcaactttaagcaaaacgatgttaagcaaatccaatttccccataagaattaatgtaaatgagggggttaggttccagggaaatttttttcaccagacaaaagactatattatatatatacacacacacacacacacacacacagagtataagttttaaacaaacaatttaatactggtacacagtgatgatgattgtgaagcttggttgaggtggaggagtcagagggtgggatatttcccttactgctaaatgatgaactagcaattggctgagccctcaagggttaactctcactctgcaaggcagcaggaatggagggagatatgcacatttcccttaagtacattgccttgttaattagatcagcttgctgagaccgcagcccTGGTGTGTGTCCCCTGCTCTATTGAAGATGGggtgagtggggtgcaggagcagggggggcggggagcagctccaaggcagagggcaggagcagcacatggcaggggagagggacacagctgaactgcaggcagctgctgcacagggaacttaggggagcagggagctgataggggggctgccggtccaccctggttccaagcccccaccagctagctgcaacgggctgctcttcctgcaagcggtagacaaagcaggcagctgccaaatgacattagaagggagcattacacaactttagatgagcatgttccctaattgatcagcaacgtaacaacgttaa is a genomic window of Chrysemys picta bellii isolate R12L10 chromosome 7, ASM1138683v2, whole genome shotgun sequence containing:
- the LOC135972858 gene encoding SRRM2 protein homolog rsr-2-like codes for the protein MQADNRKRAPAWTVREVLDLIAVWGEDSVLAELRSKRRNAKTFEKISKGMMERGHNGDSEQCRVKVKELRQAYQKTKEANCRSGSETRTCRFYAELHAILGGAATTTPPVFVDSGSGIVSSATPEDSADGGEEEDEDEDELAESTQHSVLPNSQDLFITLTEVPSQASQASTQDSDPMEGTSAAANSSSLPPPSRRLSQIRRRKKRTRDDMFSEIMESSRSDRAHVNEWKETVSKYRKEVSEREERRDQREERRDQREERRDARDERWRQEDQRMKDATLGLLRRLVEVQERLLENRLPLQPLFHPPPSPCSVSSSPRHVRTRGGGEAPYTFPFHPSRQPKQKAVIFLTFSLWLFPSQQSSSQIPPGFPPSFSNLLIKNK